The following coding sequences lie in one Cryomorphaceae bacterium genomic window:
- a CDS encoding DegT/DnrJ/EryC1/StrS family aminotransferase produces the protein MDKIQMVDLKGQYQKIKDEVDRAVLDVIASSAYINGPEVQAFQKELEAYIGVKHVIPCANGTDALQVALMALNLEPGDEVITPNFTFASTVEVVGLLGLTPVIVDVDIHTFNMDPEAVKRAITPRTKAIVPVHLFGQCAPMDELMELARERHLYVVEDNAQAIGARYRTSAGEEKMAGSMGHIGTTSFFPSKNLGCYGDGGAIFTNDDALAAKMRSLVNHGMGERYYYEDIGVNSRLDSLQAAILRIKLRRLDDYIAARNRAARAYDEAFKDFEALVTPARHPQSTHVFHQYTLRTQGIDRNALKAHLEAHGIPAMIYYPVPLHHQNAYRRDEITDDLFPATNQLCKEVISLPMHTELSDDQLNFITQTVKDFLAS, from the coding sequence ATGGATAAAATTCAGATGGTTGACCTCAAAGGTCAGTATCAAAAGATTAAAGACGAAGTTGACCGCGCTGTGCTCGATGTGATTGCATCGTCCGCATATATAAACGGTCCTGAAGTTCAAGCTTTTCAAAAAGAACTGGAAGCCTACATCGGCGTAAAACACGTCATCCCCTGTGCCAACGGTACCGATGCTCTTCAGGTAGCCCTGATGGCGTTGAATCTTGAGCCTGGTGATGAGGTGATTACGCCAAATTTCACTTTTGCCTCTACCGTGGAGGTGGTTGGTTTGCTGGGGCTTACCCCGGTCATTGTGGATGTGGATATCCATACTTTCAACATGGATCCTGAAGCGGTGAAGCGAGCCATCACCCCCCGCACAAAAGCCATTGTACCCGTTCACCTGTTTGGGCAATGCGCACCGATGGATGAGTTGATGGAGCTGGCCCGTGAACGTCATCTGTATGTGGTGGAAGACAACGCCCAGGCTATTGGCGCACGGTACCGCACTTCAGCTGGTGAAGAGAAAATGGCTGGTTCCATGGGCCACATCGGAACCACCTCGTTTTTCCCTTCCAAAAACCTGGGGTGCTATGGCGACGGGGGCGCCATCTTCACCAATGATGATGCCTTGGCGGCCAAAATGCGATCGCTGGTAAACCACGGGATGGGAGAGCGGTACTACTACGAAGATATCGGTGTGAACTCACGACTGGATTCTTTGCAGGCAGCTATTTTGCGTATCAAACTCCGTCGCCTCGATGATTACATCGCGGCCAGAAATCGCGCTGCGAGGGCCTATGACGAGGCGTTCAAGGATTTTGAAGCACTGGTCACGCCGGCAAGGCACCCGCAATCAACCCACGTGTTTCACCAATACACGCTGCGCACGCAAGGGATTGACCGAAATGCGCTGAAAGCACATCTGGAGGCCCACGGAATTCCTGCCATGATTTACTATCCGGTGCCGCTGCATCACCAGAATGCATACCGCCGCGACGAAATTACCGATGACCTGTTCCCTGCAACCAATCAGCTTTGCAAGGAGGTGATCTCCCTGCCCATGCACACGGAGCTGAGTGATGACCAACTCAACTTCATTACCCAAACCGTAAAAGACTTTTTAGCATCATGA